A stretch of Mastacembelus armatus chromosome 1, fMasArm1.2, whole genome shotgun sequence DNA encodes these proteins:
- the LOC113127772 gene encoding extracellular superoxide dismutase [Cu-Zn]: MGLLGALGVLGPVLLVLMAGCQHCVSTDSNILAPPEVSQHNGTLYAACKMRPSTSLPEGLPRVYGQALFKQDYPQGKLKILLRFNGFPTEGKPEPRAVHIHQYGDLNKGCDSTGGHYNPYGVHHPNHPGDFGNFEPQQGKIAAMIESEATLSGRLSVLGRAVVVHEKMDDLGRGGDAGSLLHGNAGQRLGCCIIGISSPNLWNMHYKKYKRQLRGN; encoded by the exons ATGGGGCTCCTCGG GGCATTGGGTGTGTTGGGACCTGTTCTGCTGGTTCTGATGGCAGGCTGTCAACACTGTGTCTCAACTGATAGTAACATTTTGGCTCCACCAGAGGTCTCACAGCACAATGGCACTCTGTATGCAGCCTGCAAAATGAGACCCAGCACCTCACTACCTGAGGGCTTGCCCAGAGTGTACGGTCAAGCCCTGTTTAAACAGGATTATCCTCAGGGAAAACTGAAAATCCTTCTCCGGTTCAATGGTTTCCCCACAGAGGGTAAACCAGAGCCCAGAGCGGTGCACATCCATCAGTATGGAGACCTGAACAAGGGATGTGACTCCACTGGTGGCCACTACAATCCATATGGTGTACATCACCCCAACCACCCGGGAGACTTCGGTAACTTTGAGCCCCAGCAAGGAAAAATCGCTGCAATGATAGAATCTGAGGCAACACTGTCTGGAAGGCTGTCTGTGCTCGGAAGAGCAGTGGTGGTCCATGAGAAAATGGATGACTTAGGTAGAGGTGGAGATGCTGGCAGCCTGCTGCATGGAAATGCAGGCCAGAGGCTTGGCTGTTGCATTATTGGGATTTCTTCCCCTAATCTTTGGAATATGCACTATAAGAAGTATAAGAGGCAGCTGAGGGGAAATTAG